From the Lolium rigidum isolate FL_2022 chromosome 2, APGP_CSIRO_Lrig_0.1, whole genome shotgun sequence genome, one window contains:
- the LOC124687577 gene encoding E3 ubiquitin-protein ligase RMA1H1-like: MNQASTAGASDPLKRSSGDCFDCNICLDFTVEPVVTRCGHLYCWPCIYEWLRRNGDEGHAGVSTGRPCPVCKGPLTLDSLVPLYGRGSSRSDKPLPHPAIPRRPAVHREAVGEQIGGGSGLQHVSTDPDWLTRSPGQAHHHHADAARFDVLYPPPRLGGGVNVMHSTSGGVLGGMAMAVLPLVFRGQVPASSEHYYSSPYNPAALQYMSPRLRRQHMEVERSLHQLLFFLFVFVLLCLLLF; this comes from the coding sequence ATGAATCAGGCTAGCACGGCAGGCGCGAGTGATCCGTTGAAGAGATCGAGCGGGGACTGCTTCGACTGCAACATCTGCCTGGACTTCACCGTGGAGCCGGTGGTCACCCGCTGCGGCCATCTCTACTGCTGGCCCTGCATCTACGAGTGGCTGCGCCGCAACGGCGACGAGGGGCACGCCGGGGTCTCGACAGGGCGGCCGTGCCCCGTGTGCAAAGGACCGCTCACGCTGGACTCGCTGGTGCCGCTCTACGGCCGCGGCAGCAGCCGCTCCGATAAGCCGCTGCCTCACCCGGCCATTCCGCGCCGGCCGGCCGTGCACCGGGAGGCCGTCGGGGAGCAGATCGGCGGTGGCAGTGGCCTTCAGCACGTGAGCACGGATCCCGATTGGCTCACTCGTTCACCCGGTCAAGCGCATCACCACCATGCCGATGCCGCGCGGTTCGACGTCCTATACCCTCCTCCACGTCTCGGAGGCGGCGTGAACGTGATGCACTCGACGTCCGGAGGGGTCCTTGGAGGGATGGCAATGGCGGTACTCCCCTTGGTGTTCCGCGGCCAGGTGCCGGCGTCGAGTGAGCACTACTACTCCAGCCCATACAATCCGGCCGCCCTGCAATACATGAGCCCTAGGCTGAGACGGCAGCACATGGAGGTGGAGAGGTCTCTGCATCAGCTATTGTTCTTCCTCTTTGTGTTCGTACTGCTATGCCTGCTCTTGTTCTGA